From a single Mus caroli unplaced genomic scaffold, CAROLI_EIJ_v1.1 scaffold_21699_1, whole genome shotgun sequence genomic region:
- the LOC110287886 gene encoding olfactory receptor 482 yields the protein MAFLGNGNHTAVTEFILLGLTDDPVLRVVLFTIILCIYLVTVSGNLSTIILITVSSQLHHPMYFFLSHLASADIGFSSSVTPNMLVNFLVEKNTISYIGCSIQFGSATFFGGLECFLLAVMAYDRFVAICNPLLYSIKMSTQVCVQLVVGSYIGSSLNASFVTVFTFNLLFCGPNRINHFFCDFDPLIELSCSDVSVPVVVTSFSSGLITMITVFVIAVSYTYILITILKMRSTEGRHKAFSTCTSHLTAVTLFYGTITFIYVIPKSRYSTDKNKVVSVFYLVVIPMLNPLIYSLRNNEIKGALMRQLGKKMFSQSSILFCKS from the coding sequence ATGGCTTTCCTGGGCAATGGGAACCACACTGCAGTGACAGAGTTCATTTTATTGGGATTAACAGATGACCCAGTCCTCAGAGTTGTCCTCTTCACCATCATCCTGTGCATCTACCTGGTAACTGTGTCTGGGAACCTCAGCACCATTATTCTCATCACAGTTTCTTCCCAGCTCCATCACCCTATGTACTTTTTCCTCAGCCACTTGGCTTCTGCTGACATAGGCTTCTCATCTTCTGTCACACCCAATATGCTTGTCAACTTCCTGGTAGAGAAAAATACCATCTCCTACATTGGATGTTCTATACAGTTTGGCTCAGCTACTTTCTTTGGAGGACTTGAATGCTTCCTTCTGGCTGTCATGGCTTATGATCGGTTTGTAGCAATCTGCAACCCACTGCTTTATTCAATCAAAATGTCCACACAAGTCTGTGTCCAGTTGGTTGTAGGATCTTATATAGGGAGTTCTCTAAATGCTTCCTTTGTCAcagtttttacatttaatttgctCTTCTGTGGACCAAACAGAAtcaatcactttttctgtgattttgatCCTTTGATTGAGCTCTCCTGTTCTGATGTCAGTGTCCCTGTAGTTGTTACCTCATTTTCTTCTGGCTTAATTACTATGATCACAGTGTTTGTCATAGCCGTTTCCTATACCTATATCCTCATCACCATCCTGAAGATGCGCTCCACTGAGGGCCGACACAAGGCATTCTCGACGtgcacctcccacctcactgcagtCACTCTGTTCTATGGAACCATTACATTCATATATGTGATACCCAAGAGCAGATACTCCACAGACAAGAACAAAGTGGTGTCTGTGTTCTACTTGGTGGTCATCCCCATGTTGAACCCCCTCATCTATAGCCTCAGGAATAATGAGATAAAGGGTGCTCTGATGAGACAGCTtggtaagaaaatgttttctcagAGTAGTATATTGTT